Proteins from a single region of Thermosipho japonicus:
- a CDS encoding alpha/beta hydrolase, whose translation MIYEYDKTIPFNLEIEKYENYSLLKFDTVYEPDIPESKKIHVYKYNSKKPWARLIFLHGIGNGHIPYLMWFAEKFSKMGLETYFLIHPYHQKRAKPDWEGGEPFYHHSPAHCVVRFHQAVKDARRTIDLIEEIENKLPIGIMGFSFGGMIATISMALDKRIKAGVLSFTGGDWRWINWYSPYLEPVREGYKKYSNEWGCKDEDKCVKLRKEGFNKLNELKNIDEIFSLKPGCFHYDPISYAKFVNQPVLFFKGMFDKIMPKKASNNLYNRLQNARKVTIPSGHKSSYFFRRLIARKSLHFFKNSLYK comes from the coding sequence ATGATATACGAATACGATAAAACAATTCCATTTAATCTTGAAATTGAAAAATATGAAAATTATTCTCTACTTAAGTTTGATACAGTATATGAGCCTGACATACCTGAATCAAAGAAAATCCATGTCTATAAATATAATTCAAAAAAACCATGGGCTAGATTAATATTTTTACATGGTATTGGAAATGGTCATATACCATATTTAATGTGGTTTGCTGAAAAGTTTTCAAAAATGGGTCTTGAAACATACTTTTTAATACATCCATACCATCAAAAGAGGGCAAAACCTGATTGGGAAGGTGGCGAGCCGTTTTATCATCATTCACCTGCTCACTGTGTTGTAAGATTTCACCAGGCAGTTAAAGATGCTAGAAGAACAATTGATTTAATTGAAGAGATAGAAAATAAATTACCTATTGGTATAATGGGATTTAGCTTTGGTGGAATGATAGCTACCATAAGTATGGCTTTAGATAAAAGAATAAAAGCCGGAGTTTTAAGTTTCACAGGTGGTGATTGGCGATGGATAAATTGGTACTCACCATATCTGGAACCAGTAAGGGAAGGATACAAAAAATATAGTAATGAATGGGGATGTAAAGACGAGGATAAATGTGTAAAACTTAGAAAAGAAGGTTTTAACAAACTAAATGAATTAAAAAATATAGATGAAATTTTTTCTTTAAAGCCTGGATGTTTTCATTACGATCCAATTTCATACGCTAAATTTGTAAATCAACCTGTTTTGTTCTTCAAAGGAATGTTTGACAAGATAATGCCAAAAAAGGCATCCAACAATCTATACAATAGATTACAAAATGCTAGAAAAGTTACAATCCCTTCTGGTCATAAATCATCTTACTTTTTTAGGAGATTGATTGCAAGAAAAAGCTTACATTTTTTCAAAAACTCATTGTATAAATAG
- a CDS encoding sulfite exporter TauE/SafE family protein yields the protein MTILLYLFLFFAGVAAGFINVLAGGGSMLTLPVLTLLGLDISVANGTNRVGILLQNIIATKNFKKHRLFTLKEGFLIALPATIGAIFGTFTVLNLNKELLEKIIGTIFLIMSFFILYKPKLWEEGKIVKRNYLITFIVFFAIGFYGGFIQAGVGFFLILGLVLVEGNNIIKTNALKVFVVLNYTVFSFLIFLFNGKVDILKGLVLAAGTMIGANSGTKTALKTGAKFVRIFVFLMIVISAIKYIL from the coding sequence ATGACAATACTGTTATACTTATTTCTTTTTTTTGCAGGAGTTGCAGCAGGTTTTATAAATGTTCTTGCTGGTGGTGGTTCAATGCTTACGCTACCTGTATTAACATTACTTGGGCTTGATATTTCTGTTGCAAATGGTACTAACAGGGTAGGCATTTTACTTCAAAACATAATTGCAACAAAAAATTTTAAAAAACATAGACTTTTTACATTAAAAGAGGGCTTTTTAATTGCTTTGCCTGCAACTATTGGTGCAATCTTTGGTACTTTTACTGTTTTAAATTTAAACAAAGAACTTCTTGAAAAGATTATAGGTACTATTTTTTTGATTATGAGTTTTTTTATATTGTATAAACCAAAACTATGGGAAGAGGGTAAAATAGTAAAAAGAAATTATCTAATTACTTTTATAGTATTTTTTGCAATAGGATTTTATGGCGGTTTTATTCAAGCTGGTGTAGGATTTTTTCTAATTCTTGGATTAGTTTTAGTTGAAGGAAATAATATTATTAAAACTAATGCCTTAAAAGTATTTGTTGTTTTAAATTATACTGTATTTTCATTTCTTATTTTTTTATTCAATGGGAAAGTTGATATATTAAAAGGTCTTGTTCTTGCTGCAGGGACAATGATAGGTGCTAATTCAGGTACAAAAACAGCACTAAAAACAGGTGCCAAATTCGTTAGAATATTTGTGTTTTTGATGATTGTAATCTCAGCTATAAAATACATATTATAA
- a CDS encoding penicillin-binding transpeptidase domain-containing protein, with protein sequence MYFIFVILIFIEVIKLFEVNKIEENTIVYEKIPSLRGKIYDCNNQLLATSLPLYVAYFDVDFLKRLYNPSYDFDIKLLESRFNVKIDFNKRFVKLGESFDINVIKQKIPFELRKFVNISINEKRLRLENFGLDQIIGIVRDGKGVNGIEKFFDDLLSKKQDGEINLKVSGGVTKEASIIQYIPPINGESIVLSLDTDIQKILYEIAFNSKINYHAENVGIILMETKTGKIRALVTTNNWPDYFMGYIEPGSAMKPMFYSAALDLGVITEDSTFVCKGYIYPDSELDIKISDIHPHGLLDLKEAISESCNVAAVLTSKRIVEEYNNETLYNIFKTFGFGEKTGIELPNEIEGVLNSPDKWSKIEWAYLPIGYSIGVTPLQLITAFNSIFNDGILIKPTLIENSTPKKYRVMSSNTADKMKKFLKDVVEHGTGIFAKIPGMDIYGKTGTSEIPGKEGSYIMTFEGNFSLNSIDYTALVWVTNPEGYSLSSYVAAPIFKQVVLKLKEYYSENNRMIYVTPGLVPNIVGWNIRQVFVLEKYFKIKILGKGLYVKKQFPDPGSFSDEIIVYLGE encoded by the coding sequence TTGTATTTTATATTTGTCATTTTAATTTTTATTGAGGTAATTAAACTTTTTGAGGTTAATAAAATTGAAGAAAATACTATAGTTTATGAAAAAATACCTTCATTGAGAGGTAAAATTTATGATTGTAATAATCAACTTCTTGCAACTAGCCTCCCATTATATGTTGCATATTTTGATGTTGATTTTTTAAAAAGATTGTACAATCCTTCTTATGATTTTGATATTAAGCTTCTTGAAAGTCGATTTAATGTGAAAATAGATTTTAATAAAAGATTTGTTAAATTAGGAGAATCTTTTGATATAAATGTAATAAAACAAAAAATACCTTTTGAATTAAGAAAGTTTGTTAATATTAGTATTAATGAAAAAAGGCTGAGATTAGAAAATTTTGGATTGGATCAAATAATAGGAATTGTTAGAGATGGAAAAGGTGTAAACGGTATAGAAAAGTTTTTTGATGACTTATTGTCAAAGAAACAAGATGGTGAAATTAATTTAAAAGTCTCAGGTGGTGTTACTAAAGAAGCATCAATAATTCAATATATTCCACCAATTAATGGTGAATCAATAGTTTTATCATTAGATACGGATATACAAAAAATATTGTATGAAATAGCATTTAATTCAAAAATTAATTATCATGCAGAAAATGTTGGAATAATTTTAATGGAAACAAAGACAGGTAAAATAAGAGCTTTAGTAACAACTAATAATTGGCCTGACTATTTTATGGGGTATATTGAGCCAGGTTCGGCGATGAAACCAATGTTTTATTCTGCAGCACTTGATCTTGGTGTGATTACAGAAGATTCGACATTTGTATGCAAAGGTTATATTTATCCAGATAGTGAGTTAGATATAAAAATTAGTGATATTCATCCCCATGGTTTGCTTGATTTAAAAGAAGCAATTTCAGAATCATGTAATGTAGCTGCGGTTTTAACTTCTAAAAGGATAGTAGAAGAATACAATAATGAAACTTTATATAATATTTTTAAAACTTTTGGTTTTGGTGAAAAAACTGGTATTGAGCTACCGAATGAAATTGAGGGAGTTTTAAATTCTCCAGATAAATGGTCAAAAATTGAATGGGCATATTTACCAATAGGATATTCAATTGGAGTAACCCCATTACAATTAATAACAGCATTTAATAGTATTTTTAATGATGGGATATTAATAAAACCAACTTTAATTGAAAATAGTACTCCTAAAAAATACCGAGTAATGTCTTCTAATACAGCTGATAAGATGAAAAAATTTTTGAAAGATGTTGTAGAACATGGTACGGGAATTTTTGCAAAAATTCCTGGAATGGATATTTATGGTAAGACCGGTACGAGTGAAATTCCAGGTAAAGAAGGAAGTTACATTATGACATTTGAAGGTAATTTTTCTTTAAATAGCATAGATTATACTGCTTTAGTTTGGGTTACAAATCCTGAAGGATATTCTCTTTCTAGTTATGTAGCAGCTCCTATATTTAAACAAGTAGTTTTAAAACTAAAGGAATATTATTCAGAAAATAATAGAATGATTTACGTAACACCTGGTTTAGTTCCTAATATTGTAGGATGGAATATTAGACAAGTATTTGTTTTAGAAAAATATTTTAAAATAAAAATTTTAGGAAAAGGATTATACGTAAAAAAACAGTTTCCAGACCCTGGAAGCTTTAGCGATGAAATTATTGTTTACTTAGGTGAATGA